A genomic segment from Curtobacterium sp. MCSS17_007 encodes:
- a CDS encoding ABC transporter ATP-binding protein — MSGATSDGLEARGGTATRLPSDTTQHDVLLDVRDLSVVYESAGQTAVQAVDHVSFQLRKGEFVGLVGESGSGKSTLGYALTRLQKPPARTNGGSIVFGGADIRDLDDEALRQQRQGGFAMVLQSGMNALNPVRTVRNHFIDVFKAHGHVPRERWDARMRELIGKVKLPETMLARYPGELSGGMRQRVSIALALSLEPQLMVFDEPTTALDVLVQHAVMDTIIELQRSEGFTAILISHDLGIVLEATERVLVMHEGRIVEDGRSLEVLRDPQDDYTKMLLSHYADPRAEIVSLPGFPDRSLRSSEGATRQETTSSFSTVGSRERSAAKNPIVVDHLVKTYPAPRRGEQPVQAVRDVSFTLEPGQSLALVGQSGSGKSTIAKMLTGVEQPTSGTVRFGDTDVTKLGRRGLKDLRSEVQMVFQDPYAALNPLHTVEYILSRPIANYTGLRGRDARRRMLEILETVGLTPVEQFAQKLPHQLSGGQRQRVVIARALASDPQVIIADEPVSMLDVTLRAGVLALLEDLREQWGVSLLYITHDLLSARLITDDIMVLHDGAVVERGRTAEVLQHPQDDYTVALLDAVPNPRRTLLA; from the coding sequence ATGAGCGGCGCAACCAGCGACGGCCTGGAGGCCCGTGGCGGCACCGCCACGCGCCTCCCGTCCGACACGACCCAGCACGACGTCCTGCTCGACGTCCGCGACCTGTCCGTCGTCTACGAGTCGGCCGGCCAGACGGCCGTCCAGGCCGTCGACCACGTCTCCTTCCAGCTGCGCAAGGGCGAGTTCGTCGGCCTGGTCGGCGAATCGGGTTCCGGGAAGTCGACCCTCGGCTACGCGCTCACCCGGCTGCAGAAGCCCCCGGCGCGGACCAACGGCGGCAGCATCGTCTTCGGTGGGGCGGACATCCGCGACCTCGACGACGAGGCACTCCGGCAGCAGCGCCAGGGCGGCTTCGCGATGGTGCTGCAGTCCGGCATGAACGCGCTCAACCCGGTGCGCACGGTCCGCAACCACTTCATCGACGTCTTCAAGGCGCACGGCCACGTGCCGCGTGAGCGGTGGGACGCCCGGATGCGCGAGCTGATCGGCAAGGTGAAGCTGCCCGAGACGATGCTCGCGCGGTACCCCGGGGAGCTCTCCGGCGGCATGCGGCAGCGCGTCTCGATCGCGCTCGCGTTGTCCCTCGAACCGCAGCTCATGGTGTTCGACGAGCCGACCACGGCCCTCGACGTCCTCGTGCAGCACGCGGTGATGGACACGATCATCGAGCTGCAGCGCTCCGAGGGGTTCACCGCGATCCTCATCAGCCACGACCTCGGCATCGTGCTCGAGGCCACCGAGCGCGTGCTCGTCATGCACGAGGGGCGGATCGTCGAGGACGGCCGCTCGCTCGAGGTCCTCCGCGACCCGCAGGACGACTACACGAAGATGCTGCTGTCGCACTACGCGGACCCGCGCGCGGAGATCGTCAGCCTGCCCGGGTTCCCCGACCGGTCACTGCGATCGTCCGAGGGGGCGACGCGGCAGGAGACGACGTCGTCGTTCAGCACCGTCGGCTCCCGCGAGCGCTCCGCCGCGAAGAACCCGATCGTCGTCGACCACCTCGTCAAGACGTACCCGGCACCCCGTCGTGGCGAGCAGCCCGTGCAGGCCGTCCGCGACGTGTCGTTCACCCTCGAGCCCGGGCAGTCGCTCGCCCTCGTCGGCCAGTCCGGTTCGGGCAAGTCGACCATCGCGAAGATGCTCACCGGCGTCGAGCAGCCGACTTCGGGCACGGTCCGCTTCGGTGACACGGACGTGACGAAGCTCGGGAGGCGGGGGCTGAAGGACCTGCGCTCCGAGGTGCAGATGGTGTTCCAAGACCCGTACGCGGCGCTCAACCCGCTGCACACCGTGGAGTACATCCTGTCCCGGCCGATCGCGAACTACACCGGGCTCCGCGGGCGCGATGCCCGGCGCCGGATGCTCGAGATCCTCGAGACCGTCGGCCTGACGCCCGTCGAGCAGTTCGCGCAGAAGCTCCCGCACCAGCTCTCCGGCGGGCAGCGGCAGCGCGTGGTCATCGCCCGGGCGCTCGCGAGCGACCCGCAGGTGATCATCGCCGACGAGCCCGTCTCGATGCTCGACGTCACCCTGCGGGCCGGCGTGCTCGCGCTGCTCGAGGACCTGCGGGAGCAGTGGGGCGTCTCGCTCCTCTACATCACGCACGACCTGCTGAGTGCCCGGCTCATCACCGACGACATCATGGTGCTGCACGACGGCGCCGTGGTCGAGCGGGGCCGGACGGCCGAGGTGCTCCAGCACCCGCAGGACGACTACACGGTGGCGCTGCTGGACGCGGTGCCGAACCCGCGGAGGACGCTGCTGGCATGA
- a CDS encoding alpha/beta fold hydrolase has translation MSTLHEFPAVAPFGHLPTPEGVDVVGIDLPVGRLTAYRVVPAGESKGTVLIVPGYTGSKEDWRTFMPLLRDAGWTAVAISRRGQADSAAPTSPSDYSLDEEAADVVRVAALLDGGAPVHLIGHSLGGVIARAAAIAATESFRSVVQFCSGPYGWPYRKVTELTILHDTGGNLRQLFDATNPLWAGRPDDELPDDVRMVRDRFDATSPLSVVAGGHILEDHTDASAELRATGLPVLVAHGEWDGAWPIPWQRQMAEDTGARYEVVPTSYHGPHVENPAATIALFDDFLGRHAPART, from the coding sequence ATGAGCACCCTCCACGAGTTCCCTGCCGTTGCGCCCTTCGGCCACCTCCCCACGCCCGAGGGAGTCGACGTCGTCGGCATCGACCTGCCCGTCGGACGGCTCACCGCCTACCGCGTGGTCCCTGCGGGGGAGTCGAAGGGCACCGTCCTGATCGTCCCCGGGTACACCGGCTCGAAGGAGGACTGGCGCACCTTCATGCCGCTCCTCCGTGACGCCGGCTGGACCGCGGTCGCGATCAGCCGCCGCGGTCAGGCCGACTCCGCTGCGCCGACGTCACCGTCGGACTACTCCCTCGACGAGGAGGCCGCCGACGTCGTCCGGGTGGCCGCCCTGCTCGACGGCGGCGCCCCGGTGCACCTCATCGGGCACTCGCTCGGCGGCGTGATCGCCCGTGCGGCCGCGATCGCCGCAACGGAGTCGTTCCGCAGCGTCGTGCAGTTCTGCTCCGGCCCGTACGGCTGGCCCTACCGCAAGGTCACCGAGCTGACGATCCTGCACGACACCGGCGGGAACCTCCGCCAGCTGTTCGACGCGACGAACCCCCTCTGGGCCGGACGTCCGGACGACGAGCTCCCCGACGACGTCCGCATGGTCCGCGACCGCTTCGACGCGACGAGCCCCCTGAGCGTCGTCGCGGGCGGGCACATCCTCGAGGACCACACCGACGCGTCCGCCGAGCTCCGCGCGACCGGGCTCCCCGTCCTCGTCGCGCACGGCGAGTGGGACGGCGCATGGCCGATCCCGTGGCAGCGGCAGATGGCGGAGGACACCGGCGCTCGCTACGAGGTCGTCCCCACGAGCTACCACGGCCCCCACGTCGAGAACCCCGCCGCGACCATCGCGCTCTTCGACGACTTCCTCGGCCGGCATGCGCCGGCTCGCACCTGA
- a CDS encoding ankyrin repeat domain-containing protein translates to MRWSRVGWPGVGYVSLEDVEGYPEHLARLVTDAPPSVAALASVTWNEARIAEWHEAATTTPTGGPDTAGIDEAPTRTVRSVVVVRTDEVLDTPDGLWRRWNHARVTLEFHRAVLEPEDTAPLAVLAGDVQVSRGEIAHVDADVWELRLLLSPTGELAVHFRDVVVEVRPVAESAWSDLESRPAHGWHGPVPDGWLEWAAPAVRAAGHGDVGGLSLELDGFGVDPTGIDEVDPRWGFAPLHAAAWFDRRGTTEALIERGADVTVLDAEGRTALDIARERGSRKAEEVLLAWFDAHAVGEAYVADDPSSDEATR, encoded by the coding sequence GTGCGATGGAGTCGAGTGGGCTGGCCCGGGGTCGGGTACGTCTCCCTCGAGGACGTCGAGGGCTACCCCGAGCACCTCGCCCGCCTGGTCACCGATGCACCCCCGTCCGTCGCGGCCCTCGCGTCCGTGACGTGGAACGAGGCACGCATCGCCGAGTGGCACGAGGCCGCCACCACGACGCCGACCGGCGGCCCGGACACCGCCGGCATCGACGAGGCTCCGACCCGCACGGTCCGATCCGTCGTCGTGGTCCGGACCGACGAGGTCCTCGACACCCCGGACGGCCTGTGGCGCCGCTGGAACCACGCGCGCGTGACGCTCGAGTTCCACCGCGCCGTGCTCGAACCCGAGGACACCGCGCCGCTCGCCGTCCTGGCCGGCGACGTGCAGGTCTCCCGCGGCGAGATCGCGCACGTCGATGCGGACGTCTGGGAGCTCCGACTGCTGCTCTCGCCCACCGGCGAACTCGCCGTGCACTTCCGCGACGTGGTGGTCGAGGTCCGTCCCGTCGCCGAGTCCGCGTGGTCCGACCTGGAGTCACGCCCCGCCCACGGCTGGCACGGCCCGGTGCCGGACGGCTGGCTCGAGTGGGCCGCCCCCGCGGTTCGAGCAGCGGGCCACGGCGACGTCGGCGGGCTCTCGCTCGAGCTCGACGGCTTCGGCGTGGACCCGACCGGCATCGACGAGGTCGACCCGCGCTGGGGCTTCGCCCCGCTGCACGCCGCCGCCTGGTTCGACCGACGCGGCACGACCGAGGCCCTCATCGAGCGCGGGGCGGACGTCACGGTGCTCGACGCGGAGGGCCGGACGGCGCTCGACATCGCCCGCGAGCGCGGCTCGCGCAAGGCGGAGGAGGTCCTCCTCGCCTGGTTCGACGCCCACGCGGTCGGCGAGGCGTACGTGGCCGACGACCCCTCGAGCGACGAGGCGACCCGCTGA
- a CDS encoding ABC transporter substrate-binding protein: MTLPPQRTRGHRDPRPEGPRTPPAPHTPARRRGRIAAAIAGLAVVALVATGCSIQVRSQPDPSIGKDTMLINADRGNPLFDRNFNPYIPNARTASKWMYEPLIEINPLDGTGTPWLASSWELPDARTIDMTIRKGVEWSDGTKFTPEDVLFTFDLLKKFPAMDVKGAWQHIDRIERDGDHLVFHLKGEDVPSLNIIGATYILPEHHYGKVKDPVTWRDPNPVGTGPFVLGNYSDQQYSMDKNPTYWQADEIAIKHLVLPATNTQLDTVTRGYDWAYSFISDVKGTWGAASPDNRWWFPAGGVIGLIPNLTKAPYDDVNVRKGISYALDRDGIAETASEGNLSAAGQTGLILPNQEQYLDPSIPDKGMITQDTDRALAEFAKSGYEQQDGKLVKDGKQLEINLMTANGYSDWLRAAQQVQRDLGEIGIKVQIQAPQPAGYQQNINNGKFDMAMGGMGNGDVFQAYNSLLSSDFYQPVGKSTVNNFERYKNADTQKLLDEYRGTTDRGEQQQILNQLQAIVYDDLPVIGMYYGGLWGLFNTGKFVGWPSAEDPYMAPQNYDSAPLLIFTKLRLRDSEAGRKILEEQAK, translated from the coding sequence ATGACGCTTCCCCCACAGCGCACGCGCGGGCACCGCGACCCGCGCCCGGAGGGACCGCGGACGCCACCGGCGCCGCACACCCCCGCCCGACGCCGCGGCCGCATCGCCGCCGCCATCGCTGGACTCGCGGTCGTGGCCCTCGTGGCCACCGGCTGCAGCATCCAGGTCCGCTCCCAGCCGGACCCGAGCATCGGCAAGGACACGATGCTCATCAACGCGGACCGTGGCAACCCGCTGTTCGACCGCAACTTCAACCCCTACATCCCGAACGCCCGCACCGCGAGCAAGTGGATGTACGAGCCGCTCATCGAGATCAACCCCCTCGACGGCACGGGCACCCCGTGGCTCGCGAGCTCGTGGGAGCTGCCCGACGCCCGCACGATCGACATGACGATCCGCAAGGGCGTCGAGTGGTCCGACGGCACGAAGTTCACGCCAGAGGACGTCCTCTTCACGTTCGACCTGCTCAAGAAGTTCCCCGCGATGGACGTCAAGGGTGCGTGGCAGCACATCGACCGCATCGAGCGGGACGGCGACCACCTGGTCTTCCACCTCAAGGGCGAGGACGTCCCGAGCCTCAACATCATCGGCGCGACGTACATCCTCCCGGAGCACCACTACGGCAAGGTGAAGGACCCCGTCACCTGGCGTGACCCGAACCCCGTCGGCACCGGCCCGTTCGTGCTCGGCAACTACTCCGACCAGCAGTACTCGATGGACAAGAACCCGACGTACTGGCAGGCCGACGAGATCGCGATCAAGCACCTCGTGCTCCCCGCGACGAACACGCAGCTCGACACCGTCACGCGCGGCTACGACTGGGCGTACTCGTTCATCTCGGACGTCAAGGGCACGTGGGGCGCCGCATCACCCGACAACAGGTGGTGGTTCCCGGCCGGCGGTGTCATCGGCCTCATCCCGAACCTGACGAAGGCGCCGTACGACGACGTCAACGTGCGCAAGGGCATCTCGTACGCGCTCGACCGCGACGGCATCGCCGAGACCGCCTCCGAGGGCAACCTCAGCGCCGCTGGCCAGACCGGCCTGATCCTGCCGAACCAGGAGCAGTACCTCGACCCGTCGATCCCGGACAAGGGGATGATCACGCAGGACACCGACCGTGCCCTCGCCGAGTTCGCGAAGTCCGGCTACGAGCAGCAGGACGGCAAGCTCGTCAAGGACGGCAAGCAGCTCGAGATCAACCTGATGACCGCGAACGGGTACTCGGACTGGCTCCGCGCCGCCCAGCAGGTGCAGCGCGACCTCGGGGAGATTGGCATCAAGGTGCAGATCCAGGCGCCGCAGCCCGCCGGCTACCAGCAGAACATCAACAACGGCAAGTTCGACATGGCGATGGGCGGCATGGGGAACGGCGACGTCTTCCAGGCCTACAACTCGCTGTTGTCGAGCGACTTCTACCAGCCGGTCGGCAAGTCGACGGTGAACAACTTCGAGCGGTACAAGAACGCGGACACCCAGAAGCTCCTCGACGAGTACCGCGGTACGACCGACCGGGGTGAGCAGCAGCAGATCCTCAACCAGCTGCAGGCCATCGTGTACGACGACCTGCCCGTGATCGGCATGTACTACGGCGGCCTCTGGGGCCTGTTCAACACCGGCAAGTTCGTCGGCTGGCCGAGCGCGGAGGACCCGTACATGGCACCACAGAACTACGACTCGGCACCGCTGCTGATCTTCACGAAGCTCCGACTCCGTGACAGCGAAGCAGGCAGGAAGATCCTGGAGGAGCAGGCCAAGTGA
- a CDS encoding glycosyltransferase: MQRAAIIGTRGYPSYYGGFETAVRHLAPHLADADWEVTVYGRPGQERDDDPTLDRRVIRRTTRGTESKSLSTMTFGLTATLDAVRHRPDAALVMNCANGFWLPLLRAAGIRTIVNVDGLEWQRAKWGRLARAVFRAGAWCTARFADQLVFDAEAIRRYWEREFRSTGVMIPYGGTEVDSLPLHADDAHLAGKRFALVVARFVPENTVPQFLAAAERIAERHPVVIVGSSGYGGELDDRVAALAACNPEVHWLGHVADDERLLALWHHTSAYFHGHSVGGTNPALVQAMHCGAPTVARDTVYNREVLDGTGAVFIAPEPDAIATAVIDLLEDEERQRAISRQVRDRARTAYTWDGVCSAYERALRGTVATTTRKRRSGEIGQLDSADSAEQDDLATAGR; the protein is encoded by the coding sequence ATGCAGCGAGCGGCGATCATCGGCACGCGGGGGTACCCGTCGTACTACGGGGGGTTCGAGACGGCCGTCAGGCACCTCGCCCCGCACCTCGCGGACGCCGATTGGGAGGTGACCGTGTACGGTCGCCCGGGTCAGGAGCGCGACGACGACCCCACCCTCGACCGCCGGGTGATCCGTCGGACGACCCGCGGCACCGAATCGAAGTCCCTCTCGACCATGACCTTCGGGCTGACCGCGACGCTGGACGCCGTCCGTCACCGACCCGACGCGGCGCTCGTGATGAACTGCGCCAACGGCTTCTGGTTGCCGCTGCTCAGGGCCGCGGGGATCCGCACGATCGTCAACGTCGACGGACTCGAGTGGCAGCGAGCCAAGTGGGGTCGACTCGCGCGAGCGGTCTTCCGGGCCGGGGCCTGGTGCACCGCGCGGTTCGCTGACCAGCTGGTCTTCGACGCAGAGGCCATCCGCCGGTACTGGGAGCGGGAGTTCCGGTCGACCGGCGTGATGATCCCGTACGGCGGCACCGAGGTCGACTCGCTCCCCCTCCACGCCGACGATGCGCACCTGGCGGGGAAGCGGTTCGCCCTCGTCGTGGCTCGCTTCGTCCCGGAGAACACCGTGCCGCAGTTCCTCGCTGCAGCGGAACGCATCGCCGAGCGTCACCCGGTCGTGATCGTCGGGTCGTCCGGGTACGGCGGCGAGCTCGACGACCGCGTCGCAGCGCTCGCCGCGTGCAATCCCGAGGTCCACTGGCTCGGTCACGTCGCTGACGACGAGCGACTCCTCGCACTCTGGCACCACACGAGTGCCTACTTCCACGGCCACAGTGTCGGCGGCACCAATCCGGCACTGGTGCAGGCCATGCACTGCGGTGCCCCCACCGTCGCGCGGGACACCGTCTACAACCGCGAGGTGCTCGACGGCACCGGCGCCGTCTTCATCGCCCCCGAACCGGACGCGATCGCCACCGCCGTGATCGACCTGCTCGAGGACGAAGAGCGTCAGCGGGCGATCAGCCGGCAGGTGCGCGACCGGGCGCGGACCGCGTACACCTGGGACGGTGTCTGCTCGGCGTACGAACGGGCACTCCGCGGGACCGTCGCGACGACGACGCGGAAGCGGCGGAGCGGTGAGATCGGTCAGCTCGACAGCGCGGACAGCGCCGAGCAGGACGACCTGGCAACCGCCGGACGCTGA
- a CDS encoding ABC transporter permease, whose translation MSTVAVRTQEQAAPSKWRAAARQFGVVWSNTKARVGICILGAFVLIALFAPLLAPYGASQNGFERNADATWAHWMGTTAAGEDVLSQLIYGARVSVLVGAVAGFLSTLVAVAIGLSWGYIRGWVAEVIGFIVNLFLVIPGLPLMIVIAAYLQNGGIAVIIAVIVVTGWAWGARVLRSQTQSLRSRDFVTAAQFSGDGATRIVFREILPNMTSLIVGSFFGAATSAILAEAGLEFLGLGDSSIVSWGTILYWAQNSNALLTGQWILLFAPGLCIALLAMSLTLINFGVDAVSNPRLREGARRKRKEVTA comes from the coding sequence ATGAGCACTGTCGCAGTGAGAACACAAGAACAGGCCGCCCCGTCCAAGTGGCGCGCCGCCGCCCGCCAGTTCGGCGTCGTCTGGAGCAACACCAAGGCCCGCGTCGGCATCTGCATCCTCGGCGCCTTCGTCCTCATCGCCCTGTTCGCCCCGCTCCTCGCCCCCTACGGCGCGAGCCAGAACGGCTTCGAACGGAACGCCGACGCCACGTGGGCGCACTGGATGGGCACCACCGCCGCCGGCGAGGACGTCCTCTCCCAGTTGATCTACGGCGCCCGGGTCTCCGTGCTCGTCGGTGCGGTCGCGGGCTTCCTGTCCACGCTCGTCGCCGTCGCGATCGGTCTCAGCTGGGGCTACATCCGCGGCTGGGTCGCCGAGGTCATCGGGTTCATCGTGAACCTGTTCCTCGTCATCCCGGGGCTCCCGCTCATGATCGTCATCGCGGCGTACCTGCAGAACGGCGGCATCGCGGTGATCATCGCCGTGATCGTCGTCACCGGCTGGGCGTGGGGCGCGCGCGTCCTCCGCAGCCAGACCCAGTCCCTGCGCAGCCGCGACTTCGTCACCGCCGCACAGTTCTCCGGCGACGGCGCGACCCGCATCGTCTTCCGCGAGATCCTGCCGAACATGACGAGCCTGATCGTCGGGAGCTTCTTCGGCGCGGCGACGAGCGCGATCCTCGCCGAGGCCGGCCTCGAGTTCCTGGGGCTCGGCGACTCGTCGATCGTCAGCTGGGGCACGATCCTCTACTGGGCGCAGAACTCGAACGCACTGCTCACCGGCCAGTGGATCCTGCTCTTCGCCCCGGGCCTCTGCATCGCCCTCCTGGCGATGAGCCTGACCCTGATCAACTTCGGCGTCGACGCCGTGTCCAACCCGCGGCTGCGCGAGGGCGCGCGCCGCAAGCGCAAGGAGGTCACCGCATGA
- a CDS encoding ABC transporter permease has product MKYILQKLVLFVLTLWAAVTLNFVLPRLMPGSPSDAALAKLSQNGPVTDATKKAIEAQLGVPSGNLWDQYVSYLHQVVTLDFGTSYTFYPQPVGDLVGRALPYTLVLVGTVTILAFVIGTLIGVAAAWKRGTWLDSLPTLSGSFMSTFPYFWTALLLLFFLGYVLHWFPTTGASSATSVPGWNGTYIGDVLRHAILPAVTILVTSLGGWIIGMRNAMINTLGDDYVTFAEANGLRGRTVAVRYAARNAILPNLTGFGLALGGVVGGSVLVEQVFGYPGIGYLLFNAVIGQDYPLMQALFLMITVSVLIANFIVDVLYGVLDPRTRR; this is encoded by the coding sequence GTGAAGTACATCCTCCAGAAACTCGTCCTCTTCGTCCTGACCCTCTGGGCCGCGGTCACGCTGAACTTCGTGCTCCCGCGACTCATGCCGGGCAGCCCGTCCGACGCGGCGCTCGCGAAGCTCAGCCAGAACGGCCCGGTCACCGACGCGACGAAGAAGGCCATCGAGGCCCAGCTCGGCGTCCCCAGCGGCAACCTCTGGGACCAGTACGTCAGCTACCTGCACCAGGTCGTCACCCTCGACTTCGGCACGAGCTACACGTTCTACCCGCAGCCCGTCGGCGACCTGGTCGGCCGCGCACTGCCGTACACGCTCGTGCTCGTCGGCACCGTGACGATCCTGGCGTTCGTCATCGGCACCCTGATCGGCGTCGCGGCGGCCTGGAAGCGCGGCACCTGGCTCGACTCGCTCCCGACCCTGTCGGGCTCCTTCATGTCGACGTTCCCGTACTTCTGGACGGCGCTCCTGCTGCTGTTCTTCCTCGGCTACGTCCTGCACTGGTTCCCGACCACCGGCGCCTCGTCCGCGACGAGCGTGCCGGGCTGGAACGGCACCTACATCGGCGACGTCCTGCGGCACGCGATCCTGCCGGCGGTGACGATCCTGGTGACGAGCCTGGGCGGCTGGATCATCGGCATGCGTAACGCGATGATCAACACCCTCGGCGACGACTACGTGACCTTCGCCGAGGCGAACGGCCTCCGCGGTCGCACGGTCGCCGTCCGCTACGCCGCCCGGAACGCGATCCTGCCGAACCTGACCGGCTTCGGTCTGGCGCTCGGCGGCGTGGTCGGCGGCTCGGTCCTGGTCGAGCAGGTGTTCGGCTACCCGGGCATCGGCTACCTGCTGTTCAACGCCGTGATCGGGCAGGACTACCCGCTCATGCAGGCCCTCTTCCTGATGATCACCGTGTCGGTGCTCATCGCCAACTTCATCGTGGACGTCCTGTACGGCGTCCTGGACCCGAGGACTCGACGATGA
- a CDS encoding family 1 glycosylhydrolase translates to MQFPDGFLWGAATAAHQIEGNNVNSNWWVHEHEPDTTIVEPSGDAADSYHRYREDIRIAADLGLNSYRFSIEWARIEPERGHVSRAEIDHYRRMVEACHDAGIEPIVTLMHFTVPRWFERDGFWRADDAADLFARYTEAALPVVQDGVRYVCTINEPNIAAMLAGGEDASNLVAYGLPNPDLHVADQLLASHKRSREVLSQVSGLQSGWTIATQAFKPSGEEGSEEMLREYGYPRDDWYLEQAAGDDFLGVQAYTRTFIGPKGPLPVSEDVETTLTGWEFYPEASADGLRSAWELSGHVPLMITENGIATADDSRRVAYTQGALEGIHRCIEDGIEVLGYQHWSLLDNYEWASGYRPTFGLVAWDRETFARTPKDSARWYGKVAQANALETRRD, encoded by the coding sequence CTGCAGTTCCCCGACGGCTTCCTCTGGGGCGCCGCCACCGCCGCCCACCAGATCGAGGGCAACAACGTCAACAGCAACTGGTGGGTGCACGAGCACGAGCCCGACACCACCATCGTCGAACCCTCCGGCGACGCCGCGGACAGCTACCACCGGTACCGCGAGGACATCCGCATCGCCGCCGACCTCGGCCTGAACTCCTACCGGTTCAGCATCGAGTGGGCACGCATCGAGCCCGAGCGCGGTCACGTGTCCCGCGCCGAGATCGACCACTACCGCCGCATGGTCGAGGCCTGCCACGACGCCGGCATCGAACCGATCGTCACGCTCATGCACTTCACCGTGCCCCGGTGGTTCGAGCGCGACGGCTTCTGGCGCGCGGACGACGCCGCCGACCTGTTCGCCCGGTACACCGAGGCCGCGCTCCCCGTCGTGCAGGACGGCGTCCGCTACGTCTGCACGATCAACGAGCCGAACATCGCGGCGATGCTCGCGGGCGGCGAGGACGCGTCGAACCTCGTCGCCTACGGCCTGCCGAACCCCGACCTGCACGTGGCGGACCAGCTGCTCGCGTCGCACAAGCGGTCCCGCGAGGTCCTCTCCCAGGTGTCCGGCCTGCAGTCCGGCTGGACGATCGCGACACAGGCGTTCAAGCCCTCCGGCGAGGAGGGTTCCGAGGAGATGCTCCGTGAGTACGGCTACCCGCGCGACGACTGGTACCTCGAGCAGGCCGCCGGCGACGACTTCCTCGGCGTCCAGGCGTACACACGCACGTTCATCGGGCCGAAGGGGCCGCTGCCCGTGTCCGAGGACGTCGAGACGACCCTGACCGGGTGGGAGTTCTACCCCGAGGCGTCGGCCGACGGGCTCCGCAGCGCGTGGGAGCTGTCCGGGCACGTGCCGCTGATGATCACCGAGAACGGCATCGCCACCGCCGACGACTCCCGGCGGGTCGCCTACACGCAGGGTGCCCTCGAGGGGATCCACCGCTGCATCGAGGACGGCATCGAAGTCCTCGGCTACCAGCACTGGTCGCTCCTCGACAACTACGAGTGGGCCTCCGGCTACCGCCCGACCTTCGGGCTCGTGGCATGGGACCGCGAGACGTTCGCGCGGACGCCGAAGGACTCGGCGCGCTGGTACGGGAAGGTCGCGCAGGCGAACGCGCTCGAGACGCGTCGCGACTGA